In the Triticum aestivum cultivar Chinese Spring chromosome 2B, IWGSC CS RefSeq v2.1, whole genome shotgun sequence genome, cggacGGACATGGCGTCGAGGGACTTCTTGGGCAGGTTCGGCGGCGAGAAGGGCTCGTCGTCGGACAAGgcggggggcggcgccggcgagcccGACGAGGTGGTCGAGCTCAGCCTGGGCCTGTCCCTGGGCGGCTGCttcggcgccaactccggccggGACGCCAAGAAGCCGCGGCTGGTgcgctcctcctccctcgccgccatgTACTCGCTCCCGGGCACCAGCGacgacctcgccgccgccacgccccCGCCGGCGCCGCTGATGCGCACCAGCTCGCTCCCCACCGAGACGGAGGAGGAGCGGTGGCGCCGCCGCGAGATGCAGAGCCTCAAGCGCCTCCAGGCCAAGCGCAAGCGCCTCGAGCGCCGCACCTCCATGAACTCCGGCAAgtccggcggcagcagcagccggGACGACGCCCAGGAGCCGCTCTACCCCAGCGCGTTCCAGCTCCGCCGCTCCGTCGTCGACCAGGGGAACACCTCCTCAAGCATGCCGGAGCAAGGTATACACATGCTTTCATCAGCTTCCCTACCACTCGAACTGTTTGCTACAATAAGCTTGCAATTCCCACTGTTCTATTGCGTTCCcttgcttgaattattcattcagCTGCCTGTTCTGGTTGCCAAGCTCTCGGCGATCCATGCAGGTCGGTGTCATGCCGAGCTTACCGTGGTTCTTTTGGTAGGAGATGCATGGGCAGAGGGGGGATCTAGCAAGTCGAGTGTTCTTTGCCATGGATCTTGCTTTGGTCTTGTGATTTACTGGGATCGATTCGTTAGAACGCTAGCTGAGCCGATGCTTTTCTTTTTCGCCAAATTCATTAGAAATGGGGAATTCTTTTCTGCACAACCTGATGATACTTCTACGTACGCATGGGATTTGTTGTGTTCTTTTCGGGGCGTTTGTTTTGGGTGATGTCATTTCTGGGATTATTTCGAGCCGTGCTGTTGCTCCTAGGGTCTCAAGAGATGCCTTCTACGGCATGTGTCTAAGCAGTTTCTAAGCTTTTAGTCACTACTAACAGTTACGTAGCGTCAGGGTATGATTATTCAGGCTAATCATTATCCGAGCAGCTACTACTAAATATAAGTATATGATTTGAATTGTCTACCTGAAAACTGGAAAGCACTGACGATTAGTAAACGGAAAAGAACACATTGGGATATGAATCTTTATTGACATGTTGGAATATGAAAATGTGACATCTTCTCCCCTGCATTGGTGCAGGTAGTGCTGATGGCGCTGAGGCGAAGAGCACATCGAGCATGGAGATATCTtctgataataataataataacaatgccaGCAACCAGAACAAGTCCCTCCCGCCGCCGGCACCATCTCCGGCCGGGAAGCTGCCGAACGGCATCGTCAAGGAGCAACCGCCGTTGCGGACCCTCCGGTCGCTGACGATGCGCACGACTAGCACCGGCGACCTGCGGAAGAGCATGATGGAGGACATGCCGATGGTCTCGTCCAAGGTGGACGGCCCCAACGGCAAGAAGATCGACGGCTTCCTCTACAAGTACAGGAAAGGGGAGGAGGTGAGGATAGTGTGCGTCTGCCATGGCAACTTCCTCACGCCGGCGGAGTTCGTGAAGCACGCTGGCGGCGGCGACGTCACGAACCCGCTCAGGCACATCGTCGTCAACCCCGCGCCGTCGGTCTTCTTGTAATGTCGGAATGTACCTAGGGGGAGAGATGTTCTTTTCCTCTCTTTCCTTTTTTACTCTGAATTTTTAGCTATCATTACAGTGTATTATGTTTAGCGCCCTGCCTCTCCATTGAGTGGAGAGGAATGCAGGGCCTGCCTGAGGTGTTTACTGTAAGTTAAGGGGGTGAACTAATTTGAGAGAATTATCAGCTTCACAGTGTCCACAATGGATATGCTGCTTCAGTCGATACGCGTGGCCTTGCAGTAACTGTAAATGTGTAAGGTTTAGGAGAAGTCGATTTTGCCCTGTTCAGTTACCCCTTACTCTAAACGCGTATCAACTCCAACACCGTACAATCAGATTGTGTAATTGGTTGGTAAGTGGTAACGAAGAGTTTTCATGAATATGTTGTGGTTTGCAAGGAACAAAAATGCACAGTAGTAGAAATATGTTGTGGGCGTCGTCATCTTCGTCTCCAATATTTCTCTATTCGATGACTTCTTTTCAAGAACTTGGACCTAGATCCACCCCTGTTCCTCTCTTTCCCTCTTCATTTAGACCATGATGATGGCCATCATGAGGAGGCACCAATGAGAATTGTGGTGGCTCATATGTCGATTCCTTCCTACTTGAACCATTGCATGGCTTGGATCCGTTCGCCTATGCTCCCTTCCCCCCTTCCTCATGTCTTCACAAACAAACTCCTTGTAATCTACCGCGTTTTGGGGATCTTGACCAAATTGGTATAACTGGTAAACGGTAACGAAGAGTTTTCATGAATTTATGTTGTGCTTTGCAAGGAAAAAATGCACAGTCGTAGCAATCTGTCATTTGCTCTGTGCTCTCTCTTCTTATGCTCCTCCATCGCTCCCTTTCCTTTCTTGTCCTCGACCGAAGAGGGGCGGAGTGGGTTTCccttgagggactaatgtgtttgccaGCATATACAAGAAGTAAGTCCCCGAGGAGTTAAGAGAAGTGTGCTGGAGTTATGGAGGAGATTGTTATTCGTGtgggagatgacccctaaaatggaATCGAAGAGCAATTGTTTCGTTGAGTCGTAAGAGGAACAATTGACTTGTGCGAGAAGAATAAAGTCATTGTGAATACAAAGTTGTTTTCTAGTTTCATTTTTCTCTATTTAGTGAATTTAGTGAGAGGGCAAACCATACTATTCGCGCcggggtgggggggtggggtgTCAAATGTAGTTGAGATTTAGGTCTTCGATGTGTGCTCAATCATAAATCTatttcttcgagtgaagacaagAGAAATCTCTTCATGATAAGTGATTTTTCTCCGAGTCCGAGACGAAGTTcttcgggacttagagaaaaaatcACTAACGGTTGAATCAACTTGCATCGGATTTGAATCACAAGTCCCTCTAACCAGAAGTAGCACTTTGGCATAAGTgtgaactggtcgaacaaatcacttGTCGCCATTGAGCGCCACTGATTTCATCTCTACTTGCATTACTTTTAGTATTTTTCCTCTCTTTGCATTTTCCTTTGCCTCGAGTTTCCCCTCGGTGTTCAGTTCTTCGCAACTGATATGCATTCATCTCTACGATGTTCATCATGTTTACTCTAGAGTTATATCTTGCAACTCCTGTATGCTTGTATGTTTGCTAGTTGCATTTTACTCTAGTAAAATATGTCTCTATCATCACTAATGATAGTTTTATCTCTGTAGTTCTACCTAGTTTTCTCACTAAGTTTGTTAATGCTGTAATTTAATCTCTGCATTGTTTCTACCTTAGAGTAATTATTCCGTTGTGCTTCTTCGAGAGAATTCATTTCTTTCGAAGAATTTTTAAAATCTTCTACTTATCCCCCCTCGAGTCAATTTCTAATCCTACAGTAAGCTTATAGTTGGATCAGATATCGACCAAAAGGGGTTTGAATCGGAGATTCAACAAATACATTGAAAAAGCAAGTTTTGAGAAGTAGAACAGTGTATGCAGAACAATTACTAAACATAATAGAGAGTAGGCAAAAAGTGGACGAGCAGATAATGTATAGAAACAACTAGAAAAACAAAGGTAAATCTAAGTAGTTGTGCATACGAGGGTAAAGATAACATAGGCATTAGAATGACTAAGTTCTCAGAAACGTCTCCACAACATCCATAGAGAAAATACCGCAGAAATTTGGCCCGAGCGCCCCCGCAGCCCATGCGTCATGGACCCGTGAGGAAATCGGCGTGGTGTGGAGCGCCTGGGAAGATTGGGCGATGGGGAGGGCGTCAGGTAGGCATCGACACGAGACTATAACACACCGAGAATCTAGCTACAATAATTacacactaatggtgccatgtcatcgcaaaaagtttgctaaacctcactttgatccaaactaagttcaaattcaaaatttaaaataaagtcaaaattaATATTTCTTCAAActgcaaaactaaaatgttcacaatattctatAAACCCCCTAATTATTGTCATGTTGAACCCAACAATTTTTGAACCACCAATTAATCCCTAAGGATTTATAAAGTGGTCCATTAGTAAATATTTTGGCCTTTTTAGAATAAAAAAATAATTAAACATTTTCAAATGGCCTGGAACTTTTTGTGCAACTCTAGTAGGTTACAAAGTAATTATGTACAAAGTTTGAGTTGAAACTTAAATCATTTTGATAGATAGAGAAAATACAAAACAGAGGGAAACTACAAAAACAGGAAATGAAAATGGAAAAGGTCCTAAAACTATTGGGCCACTAAGTCATAAGTGGCCACAATGCCTGGCCCATTTATCCCAGCCCACCACTACCTCTGTTGTCTTCTATCTATGTTCACAGGGGACTgggtggctgctacctcttgagcactgcgttggatttccccgaagaggagaggatgatgcagcaaagtagcgtaagtattttccttagtttttgagaaccaaggtatcaatccagtaggagaccacacataagtccctcgtacctacacaaaatgatagctactcgcaaccaacgcgattaggggttgtcaatcccttcacaatcacttacgagagtgagatctgatagagatgataaataatatttttggtatttttgatagatagatgcaaagtaaaaaagtaaaaggcaaagtaaaaacaaagcaagtaaataaagcgatagagattgatatgatgagaatagacccgggggccataggtttcactagtggcttctctcaagagcatagatattctacggtgggtgaacaaattactgttgaacaattgacagaattgagcatagttatgagtatatctaggcaatgatcatgtatataggcatcacgtccaagacaagtagatcaaaacgattctgcatctactactattactccactcatcaaccactatccagcatgcatctagagtattaagttaaaaacagagtaacgccttaagcaagatgacatgatgtagagggataaattcatgcaatatgataaaaaccccatcttgttatcctcgatggcaacaatacaatacgtgccttgcaaccctttctgtcactgggtaaggacaccgcaagattgaacccaaagctaaacacttctcccattgcaagaactaccaatctagttggccaaaccaaaaaaggataattcgaagagacttgcaaagataactcaatcatacataaaagaattcagagagaatcaaatattttccatagataatattggatcataaacccacaattcatcggtctcaacaaacacaccgcaaaaagaagattacatcgaatagatctccacaagagagggggagaacattgtattgagatccgaaaagagagaagaagccatctagctactagctatggacccgaaggtctgaagtaaactactcacacttcatcggaggggctatggtgttgatgtagaagccctccgtggtggatgccccctccggtggagctccggaacaggccccaagatgggatctcgtggatacagaaggttgcggtggtagaattaggtttttggctcctgttctgatcgtttggggatacgtaggtatatataggaggaaggagtacgtcggtggagtgtcagggggcccacgaggtagggggcgcgccctccaccctcgtgaccgcctctggcacttcttggagtagggtccaagtcttcaggatcacgttcggtgagaaaatcacgttcccgaaggttttattccatttggactccgtttgatattccgtttcttcgaaacactaaaataggcaaaaaacaacaattctgggttgggcctccggttaataggttagtcccaaaaataatataaaagtggaaaataaagcccaatatagtccaaaacagtagataaagtagcatggagcaatcaaaaattatagatacgttggagacgtatcagacatccccaagcttaattcctgctcgtcctcgagtaggtaaatgataaaaaagaatttttgatgcggagtgatactttgacataatttcaatgtaaatcttcttaattgtgatatgaatattcagatccaaaagattcaagacaaaagttcgtattgacataaaaataataatacttcaagcatactaatcaaagcaatcatgtcttgtcaaaataacatggccaaagaaagttatccctacaaaatcatatagtctggctatgttccatcttccccacacaaaatatttaaatcatgcacaaccccgatgacaagccaacaattatttcatacttatgacattctcgaaactttttcaatcttcacgcaatacatgagcgtgagccatggatatagcacttataggtggaatagaagggtggttgtggagaagacaaaaagagggaagatagtctcacatcaactaggcatatcaacgggctatgaagatgcccatcaatagatatcaatgtgagtgagtagggattgccatgcaacggatgcactagagctataagtatatgaaagctctacaaaagaaactaagtgggtgtgcatccaacttgcttgctcacgaagacctagggcattttgaggaagcccatcattggaatatacaagccaagttctataatgaaaaattcccactagtatatgaaagtgacaaaatgagagactctctatcatgaagatcttggtgctactttgaagcacaagtgtggccaaaggatagtagcattgtcccttctctctttttctctcatttttttattattatttgggcctttctcttttttttatggcctcttttttattttattttatttttgtccggagtctcatcccgacttatgggggaatcatagtctccatcatcctttcctcacttgggacaatgctctaataatgatgatcatcacacttttatttttcttacaactcaacaattacaactcgatagttagaacaaagtatgactccatatgaatgcctccggcggtgtaccgggatatgcaatgaatcatgagtgacatgtatgaaagaattatgaacggtggctttgccacaaatacaatgtcaactatatgatcatgctagcaatatgacaatgatggagcgtgtcataataaacggaacgatggaaagttgcatggcaatatatctcggaatggctatggaaatgccataataggtaggtatggtggctgttttgaggaaggtatatggtgggtgtatgataccggcgaaaagtgcacggtattagagaggctagcaaaggtggaaggatgggaaaaagtgcgtataatccatggactcaacattagtcataaagaactcatatacttgttgcaaaaatctagaagttatcaaagcaaagtattacgcgcatgctcctagggggatagattggtaggaaaagaccatcgctcgtccccgaccgccactcataaggaagacaatcaataaataaatcatgctccgagttcatcacataacggttcaccatacgtgcatactatgggaatcacaaacttcaacacaagtattctttgaattcacaactacttagctagcatgactctaatatcaccatcttcatatttcaaaacaattatcaagcatcaaacttatctcagtattcaacgcactcaaaagaaagtttcacatatcttgaacaccaagtatattaacattaagcgaattacaatgctattaacgactctcaaaataatctaagtgaagcatgagagaccaatagtttctttaaaacaaatccaccaccgtgctctaaaagatataagtgaagtactagagaaaaaattatcacgctcaaaagatataagtgaagcactatgagcaaaactatcaagctcaaaagatataagtgaagcacatagagtattctaacaaattccaattcatatatggctctctcaaaaggtgtgtacagcaaggatgattgtggtaaactaacaagcaaagacgcaaataatacaagacgctccaagcaaaacacatatcatgtggtgaataaaaatatagctccaagtaaattaccgatggaagtggacgaaagaggggatgccttccggggcatccccaagctttgaatttttggtgtccttggattatcttgggggttccatgggcatccccaagcttaggctctttccactccttgttcgataatccatcaaaagaattcacccaaaacttgaaaacttcacaacacaaaactcaacagaaatctcgtgagctccgttagagaaagaaaacaaaagactacttcaaggtactgtaatgaactcattatttatttatattggtgttatacctactgtattcaaacttctctatggattataaactattttactagccatagattcatcaaaataagcaaacaacacacgtaaaatagaatctgtcaaaaacagaacagtctgtagcaatctgtaactaacgcaaacttctggaactctaaaacttctaccaaaataggaagtcctggacaatttgtttattgaacagcataaaaaagaatcaacgcaaaagcacgttcctgtgatttaacaaaattatatttgtgcgtgcaaagtttctgtttttcagcagaatcaaatcaactatcattgtaggttatcctatatgttctacttggcacaaacactaattaaaacataaaaccacatccaaacagagggtagatggattgtttattcctaaacagaagcaaacacaaaaacacaaaaataaaattgggttgcctcccaacaagcgctatcatttaacgcccctagctaggcataaaaacaaggatagatctaggtattgccatctttggtaggcaatccataagtagctctcatgatagattcatatggtaattttattttctttctagggaagtgttccatgcccttattTAAGGAAAATTGGAatcgaatattcccttccttcatatcaataattgcaccaatcgttctaagaaaaggtctaccaagaataataggacatgaaggattgcaatctatatcaagaacgataaaatctacgggcacataattcctatttgcaacaataagaacatcattaattcttcccataggctttttaatagtggaatccgcaagatgcaagtttagagagcaatcatcaaaatcacggaaatctagcaaatcacataaagtttcgggaatagtagagacactaggacccaaatcacacaaagcatgaaactcataatctttaattttaattttaatagtaggttcccactcatcatagatttttctagggatagaaactttcaactcaagtttttcttcataagattgcatcaaggcatcaacaatgtgttcggtaaaggccttattttgactataagcatgaggagaatctagcacggattgcaacaaggaaatacaaccaatcaaagagcaattttcataattaaattccttgagatccaaaatagtgggtttagcaatatctaagtttttatttatttcaatcccactttcatcaaattcatcatcaagatctagaaactccgaattcttagaacgccttctaggtaaaggaagatcatattcagattcatcaagattcatattgcaaagcaaag is a window encoding:
- the LOC123044280 gene encoding ninja-family protein 2, translating into MASRDFLGRFGGEKGSSSDKAGGGAGEPDEVVELSLGLSLGGCFGANSGRDAKKPRLVRSSSLAAMYSLPGTSDDLAAATPPPAPLMRTSSLPTETEEERWRRREMQSLKRLQAKRKRLERRTSMNSGKSGGSSSRDDAQEPLYPSAFQLRRSVVDQGNTSSSMPEQGSADGAEAKSTSSMEISSDNNNNNNASNQNKSLPPPAPSPAGKLPNGIVKEQPPLRTLRSLTMRTTSTGDLRKSMMEDMPMVSSKVDGPNGKKIDGFLYKYRKGEEVRIVCVCHGNFLTPAEFVKHAGGGDVTNPLRHIVVNPAPSVFL